A single window of Chitinophaga sp. XS-30 DNA harbors:
- a CDS encoding helix-turn-helix domain-containing protein — MAQKPIAMEQLKQILQLQKDGVGIREIARRTGISRNSVRKYVALLAKDDTSAESDDPDSKTLADRAYGNDSMAHDAHRLQQLVTHFQYAQGELGKTGVTRQLLWGEYIVQHPDGYVYSHYCHHFNQYLKNRDMSMHLEYQVGDILDRLTANAHRIELKGESLRRKKSKANQ, encoded by the coding sequence ATGGCACAAAAGCCTATAGCAATGGAACAGTTAAAACAGATCCTTCAGCTTCAAAAGGACGGGGTTGGTATACGTGAGATAGCGCGCCGCACAGGAATTAGCCGCAATAGTGTGCGCAAATACGTAGCCTTGCTGGCCAAAGACGATACATCGGCTGAAAGTGATGATCCGGACAGTAAAACACTTGCCGACAGAGCCTATGGCAATGATAGCATGGCGCATGACGCCCATCGGTTGCAGCAGTTAGTTACCCATTTTCAATACGCCCAGGGAGAACTGGGCAAAACCGGCGTTACCCGCCAGTTACTTTGGGGAGAGTATATCGTTCAACATCCGGACGGATATGTCTATAGCCATTATTGTCACCACTTCAACCAATATCTTAAGAACCGGGATATGTCGATGCACCTGGAGTATCAGGTTGGCGACATCCTTGACCGATTGACAGCTAATGCACATCGAATAGAACTGAAAGGTGAGTCTCTGAGAAGAAAAAAATCTAAAGCCAATCAATAA
- a CDS encoding TlpA disulfide reductase family protein, which translates to MENIRLCLTVMLMISFTLCIRGQQTTPLQQNEVARVFEPLRIGDRVPNGVKLENLRNYPARSVELADFKGKLVIIDFWNKWCIPCISAFPKMEKLQQRFGDSIQILLVTTDTDEELKSLFERSEIVKNTKLPIVTSDKILKKLFPHSSVPYHVWIDKEGFVRYTLAAYNTNLESIQKFLSTGEVSLTLKHDKFDHALKFGPLFNQIVGPNYNQMKQVQAYTLFTKMNLYNNGAMQVVDTASKRMLNFPILGLFQTAYGLVHPQSPIQSDGLLARVTNAMKVSIITKSPENKDKYYYPDQNSIDYGKWMSENIYCYETVFEPSIMKLPAERRAKVQDSLVIRDLDRFFSVKSSIEYKMEKCLVITSTGGSHLFRTKGGEPLQERTKENIIRIRNYSVSSMIAIINKYFMKFPGEIPVIDETGYSGTIDVDFRVGDRSIEELDKDLRMHGLTIKVEDRMIRCLTLKEV; encoded by the coding sequence ATGGAAAATATCCGACTCTGTTTAACAGTTATGTTAATGATTTCATTTACGTTATGTATTCGAGGTCAGCAAACAACGCCCTTGCAACAGAATGAAGTTGCTAGAGTATTTGAACCGCTTAGAATTGGTGATAGAGTACCAAATGGTGTTAAGTTGGAAAATCTTCGAAACTATCCAGCTAGAAGTGTTGAATTAGCAGACTTTAAGGGAAAGTTAGTAATTATTGATTTCTGGAACAAATGGTGCATTCCATGTATATCAGCATTCCCCAAAATGGAAAAGTTGCAGCAACGATTCGGTGATAGTATTCAAATTCTTCTAGTAACAACTGACACGGATGAAGAACTCAAATCTCTATTTGAAAGATCCGAGATTGTAAAAAATACTAAACTTCCTATTGTAACATCTGATAAAATTCTAAAGAAACTATTTCCTCACAGTTCTGTGCCATACCATGTTTGGATTGATAAAGAGGGTTTTGTCAGATATACTTTAGCCGCATATAATACCAATTTAGAGTCAATTCAAAAATTTCTAAGTACCGGCGAAGTATCATTGACATTAAAGCACGACAAATTCGACCATGCTCTAAAGTTCGGTCCACTATTTAATCAAATTGTTGGACCGAACTATAATCAAATGAAACAAGTACAAGCCTATACACTATTTACTAAAATGAATTTATATAATAATGGTGCAATGCAGGTTGTTGACACAGCTTCCAAAAGGATGCTAAACTTCCCGATCTTAGGACTTTTCCAAACTGCATATGGTCTAGTTCATCCCCAGTCTCCAATACAATCCGATGGTTTACTTGCTAGAGTTACAAATGCAATGAAAGTTAGTATTATTACAAAGTCACCTGAAAACAAAGATAAATATTATTACCCAGATCAGAATTCAATAGACTATGGTAAATGGATGAGTGAAAACATCTATTGCTATGAAACTGTATTTGAACCCTCTATAATGAAACTTCCTGCGGAGAGGAGGGCTAAAGTACAAGACTCATTAGTAATTCGGGACTTAGATCGTTTTTTTTCGGTGAAATCAAGTATTGAGTACAAAATGGAAAAATGCCTTGTGATTACTAGTACTGGAGGGAGTCACCTTTTTAGAACCAAAGGTGGTGAACCTTTGCAGGAGAGAACGAAAGAAAATATTATTCGTATAAGAAATTACTCCGTTAGCTCCATGATCGCAATTATAAATAAGTATTTTATGAAATTTCCAGGAGAAATACCAGTTATCGATGAAACTGGGTATAGCGGAACTATTGATGTTGATTTTAGAGTTGGAGATAGGAGTATTGAAGAGCTTGACAAGGATTTGCGAATGCATGGGCTGACAATAAAAGTTGAAGACAGAATGATTAGGTGTCTAACGCTAAAGGAAGTGTGA
- a CDS encoding RagB/SusD family nutrient uptake outer membrane protein translates to MKKYCFVIGFSLSIIFFISCSKEWLDEKPDKNLTVPETLDDFEAMLDNLDMNSRSALTLGELATDGHYVLESRWATGFPDFLSNAYTWSNERPYVNIADWNSPYYCISTSNVVLEGIGKIKSTGENSERMRRIRGGALFNRARHLYELAQVFCPPYNGLSSELDLGLPLRFESDINIRSVRSTLKATYQAIIDDLMEAKNLLPIRPIFKTRASQPAVFALLSKVYLSMGNYEESGDFADSCLVLYSTLLDFNKINTSANFIGTFNDEVIFHSIGSPYNMLTSSGKIEKTLYDSYLMDDLRKKAFFRIESAGTIVFKGNYYNSTTNLFLGLSTSDLYLIRAECFARKGDVEKAMRDLNLLLLNRYDSNTFVPIVAENSNDALHKVLSERKKEFVLRGQRWTDLRRLNTDPQFAETLTRTIGGNTYILEPNSFRYTFPIPDDVIQLSGIQQNIGWER, encoded by the coding sequence ATGAAGAAGTATTGCTTCGTTATCGGATTTTCATTGAGTATCATTTTCTTTATTTCTTGTTCAAAGGAGTGGTTGGATGAGAAACCTGATAAAAATCTTACGGTTCCCGAAACTTTGGATGATTTCGAGGCTATGTTAGATAATTTAGATATGAACTCCAGAAGCGCATTGACTTTAGGTGAATTGGCTACTGATGGGCATTATGTGCTAGAGTCAAGGTGGGCAACTGGGTTTCCTGACTTTCTATCTAATGCATATACTTGGTCAAATGAAAGACCATATGTTAACATTGCTGATTGGAATTCTCCATACTACTGTATTAGTACATCTAATGTAGTATTGGAGGGAATTGGGAAAATAAAGTCAACAGGGGAAAACAGCGAAAGAATGAGGAGAATTAGAGGCGGTGCGCTATTTAATAGGGCTAGACATCTGTATGAATTAGCGCAAGTATTTTGTCCACCTTACAATGGATTGTCCTCAGAGTTGGACCTAGGACTCCCTCTGAGATTCGAATCTGACATTAATATTCGAAGTGTTAGGTCGACGCTTAAAGCTACTTATCAAGCTATAATTGATGACTTAATGGAAGCAAAGAATTTATTGCCCATTAGGCCGATTTTCAAAACAAGGGCATCACAACCTGCAGTATTTGCACTGCTGTCAAAAGTTTACCTGAGCATGGGGAACTACGAAGAATCAGGAGATTTTGCGGATTCATGCCTTGTTTTATACAGCACTTTGCTTGACTTTAATAAGATAAATACCAGCGCAAATTTTATAGGTACGTTTAATGATGAAGTGATTTTTCATAGTATTGGCAGCCCATACAATATGTTGACGTCATCAGGTAAGATTGAAAAAACGTTGTATGATAGTTATTTAATGGATGATTTAAGAAAGAAGGCATTTTTTAGAATTGAAAGTGCAGGAACCATTGTATTCAAAGGTAACTACTATAATAGCACTACTAATCTTTTTTTGGGACTTTCTACTAGTGATTTGTATTTGATTCGAGCGGAGTGCTTTGCGCGGAAAGGGGATGTAGAGAAGGCTATGAGAGATTTGAATTTGCTATTGTTGAATAGATACGATTCTAACACTTTTGTCCCTATTGTAGCGGAGAATTCGAATGATGCTTTACATAAGGTATTATCCGAAAGAAAAAAGGAGTTCGTTTTAAGGGGACAGCGGTGGACAGATTTGAGGCGCCTAAATACTGATCCTCAATTCGCCGAGACATTGACTAGGACAATTGGGGGGAATACCTATATTTTGGAACCTAATAGCTTCCGATATACCTTTCCTATACCAGATGATGTTATTCAATTGTCCGGTATTCAACAGAATATTGGATGGGAAAGATAA
- a CDS encoding SusC/RagA family TonB-linked outer membrane protein — protein MSIFYCRSKRERWLLLLLVLLSLQSKAFTQDSSRITVQGNNIPIETALRQIEKQSGFSFVYGKPTLDDTERITVDISGKGFTAVMDALLGARGIVWKFRGGAVVLSRESIRRSELPYSTKDTIPKINVSGLVRDFSGKPLSGVTVAVKGAQVITVSDSSGRFELFKVNANATLLISSIGYSKKEIKIRGNSNLFIELEERITELKNIEVLSTGYQDLPKERVTGSFSHIDNELYNRQLGTNVLERILNVTSGLNFESRNQFVNNRSAITIRGISTINASMQPLVVVDNFPYEGDLNNINPNDVESVTVLKDAASASIWGVKAGNGVIVIKTKRGRYNQESKIQFVSNVSIAEKARIFTTPTMSVNELIDFQKSLFASGYYNDYDDSYPSFNYFPAIPEVAEVLLAHRRGEISQFQADEQIAYLRSNDIRNDITKYLLQTGINQQYAINLSGGGVKHKYYGSIGYDNNRSTSIGDNFKRLTVRLDNTYSPIKNLEANGYIVYVSSRTDNNSVSLSGLSALPYNRIIDDEGNYLSVTNEIRKKFVDTASYPSLYDWNYRPLDELRNRNNRGDRQEMRLGTGFRYSVIPGLSVEAKYQFQYEISHLRNLNSLNTYFTRDLVNRYMSIDNGRVIYGVPPGSILDMQDSNIKSWNFRSQLNYSKTLKSSSLVGLAGVEFREVKMEQEFIRKYGFNEQTSQTSIVDYVTQFPYLSSNGFSTANVAYLDNISGNISRYRSIFGNAAYTYDGRYTATVSGRIDGSNFFGVKANQRKVPLWSAGLSWNISEENFFTLKSFPYLNVRLTYGFNGNTNNSAAAYPLVSYSIASLTQAQSATLISPPNPSLRWEKVRMTNVGIDFGMIKDIISGSFEYYQKKGIDLISDIQVDPTSGFTKYTTNNAEIKGVGVDVSINSNNIRLNNFKWSSNFLFSFTKDKVLKYSITPTTVSQYLSEGTPIVGDPLFKIYSYEWAGLDPVTGGPRVYLNDTISSFSTAATNSKIEDLVLAGSTMPVFYGALRNNFSFRNFSLSVNITYKMGHYFRRSSVRYTNLYRGLNEHSDYSKRWLEPGDELETHVPSIPSSGDASRVNSIYSQSDILVEKADHIRLQDIRLSYDFGNGVRNYKVFKGAQIFAYATNLGLIWKTNKEGVDPENQNMAASRSLAIGLNVTF, from the coding sequence ATGAGTATTTTCTACTGCCGGTCAAAGCGGGAAAGATGGCTGCTACTATTGCTGGTATTGCTGTCTCTACAGAGTAAAGCCTTCACGCAGGACAGTTCCCGTATCACCGTTCAAGGCAACAACATCCCTATCGAAACAGCATTACGTCAGATCGAAAAACAGTCGGGTTTCTCCTTTGTGTACGGGAAACCGACGCTTGATGATACGGAGCGGATCACCGTGGATATCTCCGGGAAGGGGTTTACGGCGGTGATGGATGCGCTGCTGGGGGCGAGGGGGATTGTGTGGAAGTTCAGGGGAGGGGCTGTGGTGTTGAGTAGGGAATCAATCAGAAGAAGTGAGTTGCCATATTCAACCAAAGACACAATTCCCAAAATCAATGTTTCAGGATTAGTGAGAGATTTCTCTGGAAAGCCTCTTTCTGGGGTTACTGTCGCTGTAAAAGGCGCTCAGGTCATCACAGTCTCTGATTCTAGCGGGCGCTTCGAGCTTTTTAAAGTTAATGCGAACGCAACTTTGTTAATAAGCAGTATAGGGTATAGTAAAAAGGAAATCAAAATAAGAGGTAATTCAAATCTATTCATTGAACTGGAAGAAAGGATTACAGAACTGAAGAATATCGAAGTGCTATCCACAGGATATCAGGATTTGCCTAAAGAAAGAGTTACTGGTTCTTTTTCACATATAGACAACGAACTGTACAATAGACAACTAGGGACAAACGTATTAGAGAGAATATTAAATGTTACAAGCGGATTGAATTTTGAATCTAGGAACCAGTTTGTAAATAACCGAAGTGCGATTACTATTCGAGGAATTAGCACGATAAATGCCAGCATGCAACCATTAGTAGTGGTAGATAACTTTCCTTATGAGGGGGACTTAAATAATATTAATCCGAATGATGTTGAGTCGGTGACAGTACTGAAGGATGCAGCTTCAGCATCTATATGGGGAGTGAAGGCAGGAAATGGGGTAATAGTCATAAAAACCAAAAGAGGTAGATATAATCAAGAATCTAAAATACAGTTTGTTTCGAACGTCAGCATAGCAGAAAAGGCAAGGATATTTACGACCCCTACTATGTCTGTCAACGAGTTGATTGACTTCCAAAAGAGCCTTTTTGCATCTGGATATTACAATGACTATGACGATTCGTATCCGTCATTTAATTACTTTCCTGCAATTCCAGAAGTTGCTGAGGTGTTGCTAGCTCATCGGCGGGGTGAAATTAGCCAATTTCAAGCTGACGAACAAATTGCTTATTTGCGTAGTAATGATATTCGGAATGATATAACTAAGTACCTTCTTCAAACTGGCATTAATCAGCAATATGCTATTAATCTGTCGGGAGGAGGGGTAAAGCATAAATATTACGGATCAATTGGATATGACAATAATCGAAGCACTTCAATAGGAGATAACTTTAAGCGCCTAACTGTAAGGCTTGATAATACTTACAGCCCAATAAAAAATTTGGAGGCGAATGGGTATATAGTATATGTCTCATCGCGAACTGATAACAATTCAGTTAGTTTAAGTGGACTTTCAGCTTTGCCATATAATAGGATAATTGATGACGAAGGCAATTATTTATCTGTAACTAATGAAATTAGAAAGAAGTTTGTGGATACTGCTAGTTATCCGTCCTTGTATGACTGGAATTATAGGCCGCTAGATGAGCTACGTAATCGAAATAATAGGGGGGATAGACAAGAGATGCGACTGGGGACAGGATTTAGGTATTCAGTTATCCCTGGTTTATCCGTTGAAGCAAAGTATCAATTCCAGTATGAGATATCCCATCTCAGAAATCTGAACAGTTTAAACACCTACTTTACTAGGGATTTAGTCAATAGGTATATGTCAATTGACAATGGCAGAGTTATCTATGGAGTCCCACCAGGAAGCATACTAGATATGCAGGATTCTAATATAAAATCATGGAATTTTCGAAGTCAGTTAAATTATTCGAAAACCTTGAAAAGTTCTTCTTTAGTTGGATTGGCAGGGGTGGAGTTTAGAGAGGTGAAGATGGAACAGGAGTTTATTCGGAAGTATGGATTTAACGAACAAACGAGCCAGACGTCAATAGTTGACTATGTTACACAGTTTCCTTATTTATCTAGTAATGGCTTCAGTACAGCCAATGTTGCCTATTTAGATAATATTTCAGGGAATATTAGTAGGTATAGGAGCATCTTTGGGAATGCTGCATATACTTATGACGGAAGATATACTGCAACTGTAAGCGGCCGAATCGACGGGTCCAATTTTTTTGGTGTTAAAGCGAATCAAAGAAAGGTTCCTCTTTGGTCTGCGGGACTCTCATGGAATATATCCGAGGAGAATTTCTTTACTCTAAAGTCATTCCCCTATTTAAATGTAAGATTGACATATGGGTTTAATGGGAATACGAATAACAGTGCAGCTGCCTATCCTCTTGTTTCATATTCTATTGCTTCACTGACTCAGGCGCAGTCAGCGACTCTAATTAGTCCTCCAAATCCAAGCTTGCGTTGGGAAAAAGTTAGAATGACAAATGTTGGAATTGACTTTGGAATGATCAAAGATATAATTTCTGGGTCTTTTGAATATTATCAGAAGAAAGGCATAGACCTGATAAGTGACATTCAAGTTGATCCAACTTCGGGGTTTACTAAGTACACAACCAATAATGCGGAAATTAAAGGTGTAGGTGTGGATGTATCAATTAATTCAAATAATATCAGGCTGAATAACTTCAAATGGAGCAGTAATTTCTTGTTTAGTTTCACCAAAGACAAGGTTTTGAAGTATAGCATTACGCCCACCACCGTAAGTCAGTATTTATCTGAAGGAACGCCTATAGTAGGAGATCCATTATTTAAAATATACAGCTACGAGTGGGCGGGGCTTGATCCGGTTACTGGAGGCCCTAGAGTATACCTTAATGACACTATTTCGTCCTTTAGTACTGCAGCTACCAACTCTAAAATTGAAGACCTTGTTTTGGCGGGGTCGACGATGCCGGTCTTCTATGGGGCTTTGAGAAATAATTTTTCATTTAGAAATTTTTCTTTATCCGTGAACATTACTTATAAGATGGGACATTATTTTAGGCGGAGTTCAGTTAGATATACCAACCTATATCGCGGTCTTAATGAACATTCAGACTATTCAAAAAGATGGTTAGAACCAGGTGATGAACTTGAGACACATGTTCCTTCTATTCCATCTTCTGGAGATGCAAGTCGCGTAAATAGCATTTACTCGCAATCTGATATTTTAGTGGAGAAAGCTGATCATATTAGACTACAAGATATCAGATTGAGCTACGACTTTGGAAACGGAGTGCGCAATTATAAAGTCTTTAAGGGTGCGCAAATTTTCGCATATGCGACAAATTTAGGGCTAATATGGAAGACAAATAAAGAAGGGGTTGATCCGGAAAACCAAAATATGGCCGCTTCGAGATCTTTGGCTATTGGATTGAATGTCACTTTTTAA
- a CDS encoding RNA polymerase sigma factor yields MKERDIISEIQQGNRHAFRHAFTNHYKELIRYAYTIMKDDKEAEDVVQECFAILLGKPALWEKIKDIRGYLMRMVHNQCMWKIRERQSQEKKYEKYAHWANTTTYGGLPEVLRDINQHENESLVQYLMSVLTPMRRQAIELVYIEQLSYAEASDRMGISKNSLKTHLKLAMVKLRSLIHILLVICMCIRIQI; encoded by the coding sequence ATGAAAGAGAGGGATATCATATCTGAAATTCAACAAGGGAACCGTCATGCATTCAGGCATGCATTTACCAATCACTACAAGGAGCTGATCCGGTACGCCTATACGATCATGAAAGATGACAAGGAAGCCGAGGATGTTGTGCAGGAATGTTTTGCCATTTTGCTGGGCAAGCCGGCGCTTTGGGAGAAGATCAAGGATATCCGGGGGTACCTGATGCGGATGGTGCATAATCAATGCATGTGGAAAATACGTGAACGCCAGTCCCAGGAGAAGAAATATGAGAAGTACGCCCATTGGGCCAACACTACTACCTATGGAGGTCTGCCGGAAGTGCTCCGGGATATCAACCAACATGAAAACGAATCGCTGGTTCAATACCTGATGTCTGTTCTTACGCCTATGCGGAGACAAGCTATTGAGCTTGTTTATATAGAGCAGCTTTCTTACGCCGAAGCATCCGACAGGATGGGCATTTCCAAAAATTCTTTAAAAACGCATCTGAAACTGGCAATGGTCAAGCTGAGGTCATTAATACATATTTTATTGGTCATCTGCATGTGCATTCGCATCCAAATCTAG